In the genome of Candidatus Nitrosotenuis sp. DW1, one region contains:
- a CDS encoding winged helix-turn-helix domain-containing protein → MGRKFTLPQLKKYDVTQKVIEALADAESRTILFSLIKQGRTAAEISDKYKIPLSSVYKKLSDLEDLTLIRIERWMISDKGRKFKVYRSRISKADISIKKPEPTLVLAPN, encoded by the coding sequence TTGGGTCGCAAATTTACACTTCCGCAATTAAAGAAATACGACGTAACGCAAAAAGTAATTGAGGCACTGGCAGACGCAGAGTCCAGAACTATTCTATTTTCACTAATCAAGCAAGGCAGAACTGCTGCAGAAATTTCAGACAAATACAAGATTCCGTTAAGCTCAGTTTACAAAAAACTATCGGATCTTGAGGATTTGACACTAATTCGCATAGAGCGCTGGATGATATCTGACAAGGGCAGAAAATTCAAAGTCTATCGAAGCAGAATAAGCAAGGCAGACATAAGTATCAAAAAGCCAGAGCCAACTCTTGTTTTGGCGCCAAATTAA
- a CDS encoding CbtA family protein, giving the protein MRTSLFIVIILLSGCSAGIIHGLVNLALVEPYLDKAIGIENQHMFASGEAKDTPQFWAEYYSYRAWQKGGQLLAGAILGTAIGALFGIVFGYTRNILPGNSFAKKALVLAAIMWITLYLIPFAKYPANPPTVGDPETILLRQMLYVSFIAISGFGALGFYLIFRRLKNKRFVAVLGYAGFIGTVFALMPQNPDAVTAPTDLVNGFRAMSLVGVSTFWLSVGLILGALWQKLQPDRVKQTKFQ; this is encoded by the coding sequence ATGAGGACGTCTCTTTTTATTGTAATCATCTTACTATCTGGATGCTCAGCTGGAATCATTCACGGTCTGGTAAATTTGGCACTTGTAGAACCGTATTTGGATAAGGCAATTGGGATTGAAAATCAGCACATGTTTGCATCTGGCGAGGCAAAAGACACTCCACAGTTTTGGGCAGAATATTACTCGTATAGAGCGTGGCAGAAGGGAGGGCAGTTGCTGGCAGGCGCAATACTTGGCACTGCGATTGGGGCGTTGTTCGGAATCGTTTTTGGGTATACGAGAAACATTCTTCCCGGAAACAGTTTTGCCAAAAAAGCACTAGTTCTTGCAGCAATCATGTGGATTACATTGTATCTAATACCGTTTGCAAAATATCCTGCAAATCCACCAACAGTTGGAGACCCAGAAACAATTCTCCTAAGACAGATGTTGTATGTTTCATTTATTGCGATTTCGGGGTTTGGCGCACTTGGATTTTATCTGATTTTCAGGCGACTCAAAAACAAGAGATTCGTCGCAGTTTTAGGATATGCGGGGTTCATCGGAACAGTGTTTGCATTGATGCCCCAAAATCCAGATGCAGTAACTGCTCCAACTGACCTGGTAAATGGGTTTAGGGCAATGTCTTTGGTTGGAGTCTCAACATTTTGGTTATCTGTCGGTTTGATCCTCGGGGCATTGTGGCAGAAACTACAGCCAGACAGAGTAAAACAGACAAAATTCCAGTAA
- a CDS encoding CbtB domain-containing protein, whose translation MSFSKEITISKSSVPKVALLVLATIFAFGIFEVGFDQGQLFSIVFGEQAYADMYIHELTHDMRHAAGFPCH comes from the coding sequence ATGTCTTTCTCAAAAGAGATTACAATCTCAAAATCAAGTGTTCCAAAGGTTGCACTACTTGTATTAGCTACAATTTTTGCATTTGGAATATTTGAGGTAGGGTTTGATCAGGGACAATTATTCAGCATTGTCTTTGGCGAACAAGCATATGCAGACATGTACATACATGAACTGACCCATGACATGAGACATGCAGCAGGATTTCCCTGCCACTAG
- a CDS encoding DUF4443 domain-containing protein gives MNTIQQVQTLQNIVSRKGSSKVLTFSVPHVFKALQLLHENEYVSRSSFCQNLHMGEGAVKTMIMHLKKESMVDSTKSGTFLTIKGKAFIKNLLEVIFAECDIKKCQIAQGRFNHAVILKNYSFATKTGVEQRDYTILYGASGATTLLYKEDRFVFPNENIDCLLNDQKTRNLLTSELHPKNGDMIIIASASDPFVAEIAAKNSALWTLATHSR, from the coding sequence ATGAACACCATCCAACAAGTACAAACACTGCAAAACATTGTGTCGCGAAAAGGATCAAGCAAAGTCCTGACATTTTCAGTGCCACACGTGTTCAAGGCATTGCAATTGTTGCATGAAAATGAATACGTGAGCAGATCAAGTTTTTGCCAGAACTTACACATGGGGGAGGGGGCCGTCAAGACAATGATCATGCACCTAAAGAAAGAATCCATGGTAGATTCGACAAAATCCGGAACCTTTCTCACCATAAAGGGGAAGGCATTCATAAAAAACCTCCTAGAGGTAATTTTTGCAGAGTGCGATATTAAAAAATGCCAAATTGCACAAGGAAGATTCAATCACGCAGTCATTTTGAAAAATTATTCATTTGCGACAAAGACCGGAGTTGAACAACGAGATTACACCATACTGTATGGGGCATCTGGGGCAACAACTCTTCTTTACAAGGAGGACAGGTTCGTTTTTCCAAATGAGAATATCGACTGCCTTCTAAATGATCAAAAAACCAGGAACTTGTTGACAAGTGAGCTGCATCCAAAAAACGGAGACATGATAATAATTGCATCCGCAAGTGATCCTTTTGTTGCAGAGATTGCGGCAAAAAACTCTGCACTGTGGACACTTGCCACGCACAGCAGATAG
- a CDS encoding DsbA family protein, translating to MPRTADSKLFEACIMCESVAKYYLLAIPAVIGIIGGLLAVTYFGNQDGSQDDDTFTVQQLIENGSPYEGNPSAPITIVEWGDYQCTFCHLFHDSSLGTIKEEYIQSGKANFVFRDFALNGPNSVLAAEASHCAKDQGKFWEYHDEVYGNWDGENTGWVSKDSLNRFAQNIGLDTDQFKSCLDSSKYKQAVLDTYDFGQKIGIDATPSFLIIKGDKIVKITGNQPIDVFRKTLDDM from the coding sequence TTGCCACGCACAGCAGATAGTAAACTATTTGAAGCGTGCATAATGTGTGAGTCTGTGGCAAAATATTACCTTCTTGCAATTCCAGCAGTCATTGGAATAATTGGAGGATTGCTTGCAGTTACATATTTTGGAAACCAGGATGGTTCCCAAGATGATGATACTTTTACAGTACAGCAATTAATTGAAAACGGCTCCCCATACGAAGGAAACCCGTCAGCACCAATCACGATTGTCGAGTGGGGCGATTACCAGTGTACCTTTTGCCATTTGTTTCATGACTCAAGCCTTGGGACAATCAAAGAAGAATACATCCAGTCAGGCAAGGCAAACTTTGTTTTTAGAGACTTTGCATTAAACGGCCCTAATTCAGTTCTTGCAGCAGAGGCATCTCATTGCGCAAAAGACCAAGGAAAATTCTGGGAGTATCACGATGAGGTGTATGGTAACTGGGATGGCGAAAACACCGGCTGGGTGAGCAAGGACTCGCTAAACAGATTTGCTCAAAACATAGGGTTGGACACTGATCAGTTCAAGTCATGTCTTGACTCGTCAAAATACAAACAAGCGGTCCTTGACACATATGACTTTGGGCAAAAAATTGGAATTGATGCAACGCCATCATTTCTTATCATAAAGGGCGACAAGATTGTCAAGATTACCGGAAATCAGCCAATCGATGTGTTTAGAAAAACACTTGATGACATGTAG
- the prf1 gene encoding peptide chain release factor aRF-1 gives MGKITIEKQDSVKLYKIKKTLDELSRISGRGTELISVYVPKGKQLHMVINTLREEQGTADNIKSDLTRTHVVDSLSRVQQRLKLYKNTPDHGLVIFCGAVPPEGGGPIGSEVIKVWEIEPPKDLTTFLYRCDDHFHVDILKDMLKDDNLIGFLAIDTKDAGWGLLYGNKIEVLRETSSGVAGKHRQGGQSARRFERLREMELTYYYNRIAEVTKEFFIDIYPIKGLIVSGPGPTKEDFLKSNYLEYRLQNMVIAVLDTSYSGSEGIREAFVKASDVLSDFRLSEEKILVEKLFREVNSHSGKGMYGLKDVIQYLKNNVVETLLITDDTNLYRLEIKCNRCQNLQEEIVDRLKLIPRKTELLNKPCPSCKSTDQEAISQDLVDYLSLLAAQVGTKVEVISGVTEYGAMLSSLGKVGAVLRYNPNQ, from the coding sequence ATGGGCAAAATTACGATTGAAAAGCAGGATTCTGTCAAACTTTACAAAATAAAAAAAACACTTGACGAGCTATCGCGCATATCTGGCAGGGGAACCGAACTGATTTCAGTATACGTTCCAAAAGGCAAGCAGCTCCACATGGTCATAAACACGTTAAGAGAAGAGCAGGGAACTGCAGACAACATAAAGTCGGATCTCACAAGAACTCATGTGGTTGACTCGCTATCGCGGGTCCAGCAGAGACTAAAGCTGTACAAAAACACTCCAGACCACGGTCTTGTGATATTTTGTGGTGCAGTGCCACCTGAGGGGGGCGGACCTATTGGCAGCGAAGTAATCAAGGTCTGGGAGATAGAGCCGCCAAAGGATCTTACCACGTTTCTGTACCGATGTGATGATCATTTTCACGTTGACATTTTAAAGGACATGTTAAAGGACGATAATCTGATTGGATTTTTGGCAATTGACACAAAGGATGCCGGATGGGGGCTTCTTTATGGAAACAAAATCGAGGTACTCCGAGAAACAAGCTCAGGTGTTGCCGGAAAACACCGACAGGGTGGCCAGTCCGCAAGAAGATTTGAAAGGCTGCGAGAAATGGAACTTACGTATTATTACAATAGAATTGCGGAGGTAACGAAGGAATTTTTTATCGACATTTACCCAATAAAGGGGCTAATTGTATCTGGACCAGGTCCAACGAAAGAAGACTTTCTAAAATCAAACTATCTTGAATACCGACTGCAGAACATGGTGATTGCTGTTTTGGACACATCGTATTCCGGTTCAGAGGGAATTCGCGAAGCATTCGTAAAGGCAAGTGATGTCTTGTCAGACTTTAGGTTGTCTGAAGAAAAAATCCTAGTTGAAAAACTGTTTCGTGAAGTCAATTCCCATTCCGGCAAGGGCATGTATGGCCTCAAAGACGTAATACAGTATTTGAAAAATAATGTTGTCGAGACGCTGCTAATCACAGATGATACAAATCTATACCGACTGGAAATAAAGTGCAATAGATGCCAAAACCTACAGGAAGAAATTGTTGACAGATTAAAGCTGATTCCTCGAAAAACCGAACTTCTGAACAAGCCATGCCCTAGCTGTAAAAGTACAGACCAAGAGGCAATATCGCAAGATTTAGTTGATTACCTGTCACTTCTTGCAGCTCAGGTAGGAACAAAAGTCGAGGTGATTTCAGGTGTTACAGAGTATGGCGCCATGCTGTCTAGCCTTGGCAAGGTTGGGGCAGTACTCAGATACAACCCAAACCAATAG
- a CDS encoding response regulator → MPLDILIAEDNEFTAKQYKIALEKRNHKVTMAKDGVECIDYYINEAKYDELFRKSRAPPFDLVLLDHDMPRKTGADAAREILEYRPSQRLIFLSAYGQGIMQKLQDLKDETIQIIQKPFSLTFLIKKIEGSSIKNRIINAQDGNVMTATQDSAAIR, encoded by the coding sequence ATGCCACTTGACATACTTATTGCAGAAGATAACGAGTTTACCGCAAAGCAATACAAAATCGCACTTGAGAAAAGAAACCACAAAGTCACAATGGCAAAAGACGGAGTAGAGTGTATCGACTATTACATAAACGAGGCAAAATATGACGAGCTGTTTAGGAAAAGCAGGGCGCCACCGTTTGACTTGGTCCTACTGGACCACGACATGCCAAGAAAAACAGGGGCAGACGCTGCAAGAGAAATCCTAGAATACAGACCTAGCCAAAGACTGATCTTTCTTTCAGCATACGGGCAGGGAATAATGCAAAAACTCCAGGACCTAAAAGACGAAACAATTCAGATAATTCAAAAACCCTTCTCGCTAACATTTCTGATTAAAAAAATTGAGGGGTCAAGCATCAAAAATAGAATAATCAATGCACAAGACGGCAATGTAATGACAGCAACGCAAGACAGTGCGGCAATAAGATAG
- a CDS encoding HIT family protein, with protein sequence MHCIFCDIISGKREGHFIYEDADHVAFLDKYPIDKGHTLVVPKKHYEKITDMESGDVGNLFSKIPHIASKILAATKADAFSIAQNNGRAAKQIIPHVHVHIIPRYNDAGAIWTKRVILSQDELNVLAKQIRDHT encoded by the coding sequence TTGCACTGCATATTTTGTGACATCATATCTGGAAAGAGAGAGGGGCATTTTATCTACGAAGATGCAGATCATGTGGCATTTTTAGACAAGTATCCAATCGATAAAGGCCACACCTTGGTCGTGCCAAAAAAACACTATGAAAAAATAACAGATATGGAATCAGGAGACGTCGGGAATCTTTTTTCCAAAATACCACACATTGCAAGCAAAATACTTGCCGCAACAAAGGCAGACGCATTTAGCATTGCCCAGAACAACGGTAGGGCTGCAAAACAGATCATACCTCACGTCCATGTCCACATCATTCCAAGATACAATGATGCAGGTGCCATATGGACAAAAAGAGTTATTCTGTCACAGGACGAGCTCAACGTCTTGGCAAAACAGATTCGGGATCATACGTAA
- a CDS encoding protein-disulfide isomerase → MGKKDREVKEERRESFVDRQSRQKRKNMLIGIAVMAGIVAIIAFASFHFITKTQSSPMNAPEGAGKLGDEHEHASLLVRIFGDKFDFSQQLYQVKSPFIHFEGEDGNTIHRHASNIKLGYLFDTIKVGLTDECFTFPDKKPEHTFCTSEDYSLKFYVNHQKVDSIRDYVLNEDDRILISYGNENQTGIDAQLLELDGQLIKK, encoded by the coding sequence ATGGGCAAAAAAGACAGAGAAGTAAAAGAAGAGCGTCGTGAAAGCTTTGTAGACAGACAATCAAGACAAAAACGAAAAAACATGCTAATTGGAATAGCCGTCATGGCAGGAATTGTAGCAATTATAGCATTTGCAAGTTTTCACTTTATCACAAAAACACAGTCAAGCCCGATGAATGCTCCAGAAGGAGCAGGGAAACTTGGAGACGAACACGAGCACGCGTCATTACTTGTCAGAATCTTTGGCGACAAATTCGATTTCTCGCAGCAGCTATACCAGGTGAAAAGCCCGTTCATTCACTTTGAGGGCGAGGATGGCAACACAATTCACAGACACGCGTCAAATATCAAACTAGGCTATCTGTTTGACACCATAAAGGTTGGTCTTACAGATGAGTGCTTTACATTCCCAGACAAAAAGCCAGAGCACACGTTCTGTACAAGTGAGGATTACTCCCTCAAATTCTATGTCAACCATCAAAAAGTAGACAGCATCAGAGACTATGTCCTAAACGAGGACGACAGGATACTGATTTCATACGGCAATGAGAATCAAACCGGAATAGATGCACAACTACTGGAACTTGACGGCCAGCTAATCAAAAAATAA
- the ilvD gene encoding dihydroxy-acid dehydratase, whose product MNNTDISSRNVVEGTSRSPHRAMYKAMGLTDEDLSRKFIGVSHTGNEATPCNIHLGRLAQKAKEGVYDAGATPREFSTIAVSDGIAMGHEGMKSSLVSREIIADSIELMVRAHQYDGLVGIAGCDKSLPGTMMAMARLNLPSVFVYGGTIMPGYYNGKQLTVQDVYEAVGAFDAGQLSLEALKNIENYACPTAGSCGGMFTANTMASISEALGISLPGSASPPAEDERREKMVYDTGVAATKLLELNIKPRDILTFEAFENAITILNAIGGSTNAILHLLAISNESRVKLTYDDFERVRKKVPHIADLKPGGMYVMNDLDKIGGVPLMLKKLLDRKLLHEDVITVTGKTMKQNLDAITIPPPANADIVRPLGTPLHKVGTAVVLKGSLAPDGAVVKIAGVKIDKFTGKAKVFDREEDAFDAVSKNEVKEGDVVVIRYEGPKGGPGMREMLAVTAAIVGQGLGEKVALVTDGRFSGATRGFMIGHVAPEAYVGGNIALVKNGDRIIIDTETNIIDLDVPKEELDQRRKEWKPRKPNYETGALAKYASLVGSAAQGAITSPIWQ is encoded by the coding sequence ATGAATAACACCGATATTTCCAGCAGGAATGTAGTCGAAGGAACGTCGAGATCCCCTCACAGAGCAATGTACAAGGCAATGGGGCTAACAGATGAGGATCTCAGTCGCAAGTTCATCGGAGTATCCCATACTGGAAATGAGGCCACGCCGTGTAACATTCACCTTGGAAGGCTAGCACAAAAAGCAAAGGAAGGAGTTTATGATGCAGGTGCGACCCCAAGAGAGTTCAGCACCATTGCAGTAAGCGACGGAATTGCGATGGGGCATGAGGGAATGAAATCCTCCCTTGTCAGCAGGGAAATTATCGCAGATTCAATTGAATTAATGGTCAGGGCTCATCAGTACGACGGTCTTGTTGGAATTGCAGGGTGCGACAAAAGCTTACCTGGAACAATGATGGCAATGGCAAGACTAAACCTTCCGTCTGTCTTCGTATACGGCGGAACAATAATGCCTGGCTACTACAACGGCAAACAGCTAACTGTTCAAGATGTGTACGAGGCAGTAGGGGCATTTGATGCAGGCCAATTATCCCTTGAGGCGTTAAAGAACATTGAAAACTATGCCTGCCCAACTGCAGGCTCCTGCGGAGGAATGTTTACTGCAAATACAATGGCGTCAATTTCCGAAGCATTGGGAATATCATTGCCTGGCAGTGCAAGTCCTCCTGCGGAGGATGAGAGAAGGGAGAAAATGGTATATGATACAGGAGTTGCAGCTACAAAACTTTTAGAGCTAAACATCAAACCAAGGGATATTTTGACATTTGAGGCATTTGAGAATGCCATAACAATACTAAACGCAATTGGTGGCTCTACAAACGCAATATTGCACCTATTGGCAATTTCAAACGAATCCAGAGTAAAGCTTACGTACGACGATTTTGAGCGAGTTAGGAAAAAGGTTCCACACATTGCAGACCTCAAGCCCGGTGGAATGTATGTCATGAATGATTTAGACAAGATAGGCGGAGTTCCACTGATGCTCAAAAAACTACTGGATAGAAAACTGCTTCATGAAGACGTCATAACAGTTACCGGAAAGACGATGAAACAAAACCTTGACGCAATAACAATTCCGCCGCCAGCAAATGCCGATATTGTCAGGCCTCTTGGCACTCCCCTCCACAAGGTTGGAACCGCAGTTGTACTCAAAGGCTCACTTGCTCCTGATGGCGCAGTTGTAAAAATTGCAGGAGTCAAGATTGACAAATTTACTGGAAAGGCCAAGGTATTTGACAGAGAAGAGGATGCATTTGACGCAGTATCAAAAAATGAAGTCAAAGAAGGCGACGTGGTTGTAATTAGATATGAGGGTCCAAAGGGTGGCCCTGGAATGCGAGAGATGCTTGCAGTAACTGCCGCAATAGTCGGACAGGGATTGGGTGAAAAAGTTGCACTTGTTACAGACGGCAGATTCTCAGGTGCAACACGTGGATTTATGATTGGACATGTCGCACCAGAGGCATACGTTGGAGGAAATATTGCGCTTGTCAAAAACGGAGACCGAATCATAATTGATACGGAGACAAACATAATTGATCTTGACGTCCCAAAAGAAGAACTAGACCAAAGAAGAAAAGAATGGAAGCCAAGAAAGCCAAACTACGAGACTGGCGCGCTTGCAAAATATGCATCACTTGTAGGATCTGCTGCACAGGGCGCAATTACAAGCCCAATCTGGCAATAA
- a CDS encoding anthranilate synthase component I family protein, translated as MAFFGNSSPTIIPLEISGSQFEIYSKIEKNYSHTFLFESLTGPEELAETSLIGFDPDVVLQGYEDRIVLQYRDGSTKTITTTDPIAEIKNLIGHTDDTSFRYLGGAVGIINYDAIKLYEKIPIRSNRAPLMEFGIYQDGILYDNKTRKLLYFYYDKNRINDIKLSEPNFGKLEISDISVNMDEKKFSEIVSKAKKYIHDGDIFQVVLSRRFNFGIKGNHLRVYKELRSLNPSPYLYHMKFGHKTFIGSSPEMLVRVTGSEVETFPIAGTRKITEDEGKNEMLKQELLNDEKEIAEHTMLVDLGRNDIGRVCKYGSVHVTELMQVKRFSHVQHIVSHVVGTLDSKHDMFTAFEAVFPAGTVTGAPKVRAMEIINELEADVRGQYAGAVGYFSNNGCCDFAIAIRSIFIDGESGFAQSGAGIVADSTPENEFKETEHKVGAMLAALKEATR; from the coding sequence GTGGCCTTCTTTGGAAATTCCAGTCCTACAATAATACCTCTAGAGATATCAGGCTCACAGTTTGAAATTTATTCTAAAATAGAAAAAAATTATTCGCATACGTTTCTCTTTGAATCACTTACTGGTCCTGAGGAGCTTGCAGAAACATCGCTAATCGGATTTGATCCAGATGTCGTTTTGCAAGGATATGAGGACAGAATAGTTTTGCAGTACCGCGACGGTTCGACTAAGACAATAACTACAACTGATCCAATAGCAGAGATAAAAAATCTAATTGGGCACACAGATGACACCTCGTTTAGGTATCTTGGCGGGGCAGTTGGGATAATTAATTATGATGCAATAAAATTATACGAGAAAATTCCAATTAGAAGTAATCGTGCCCCCCTGATGGAGTTTGGGATTTACCAAGATGGAATATTATATGACAACAAAACAAGAAAACTACTCTACTTTTATTATGATAAGAATAGAATCAACGACATAAAATTATCCGAGCCAAACTTTGGCAAATTGGAAATTTCCGATATTTCTGTAAACATGGATGAGAAAAAATTCTCAGAAATTGTCAGCAAGGCAAAAAAATACATTCATGACGGGGATATTTTTCAGGTAGTGTTATCCCGAAGGTTCAATTTCGGCATCAAGGGAAACCATCTGAGAGTTTACAAGGAACTCCGCTCGCTAAACCCGTCTCCATATCTGTATCACATGAAGTTTGGACATAAAACATTCATTGGTTCAAGTCCTGAAATGCTGGTCCGAGTAACTGGGAGTGAGGTGGAAACATTCCCAATTGCAGGTACGAGAAAAATTACCGAAGATGAGGGGAAAAACGAGATGCTAAAACAGGAACTCTTAAACGATGAAAAAGAGATTGCCGAGCACACAATGCTAGTTGATCTTGGGAGAAATGACATAGGCAGGGTTTGCAAATACGGAAGCGTACATGTAACTGAATTGATGCAGGTAAAGCGATTCTCACATGTCCAGCACATAGTATCTCATGTTGTAGGCACGCTTGATTCAAAACACGACATGTTTACAGCATTTGAAGCGGTTTTTCCAGCCGGAACCGTAACTGGCGCGCCAAAGGTCAGGGCAATGGAAATAATCAATGAATTGGAGGCAGATGTCAGAGGCCAGTATGCCGGAGCAGTAGGCTATTTTTCAAACAACGGCTGCTGTGATTTTGCAATAGCCATACGTAGCATATTCATTGATGGAGAATCGGGTTTTGCCCAAAGTGGTGCCGGAATTGTGGCAGACTCCACACCAGAAAACGAATTCAAGGAAACAGAGCACAAAGTTGGAGCAATGCTTGCTGCATTAAAGGAGGCAACAAGATGA
- a CDS encoding anthranilate synthase component II: MKFLILDNYDSFVYNIAQVLGELGVESDVIRNDKITIEQIQKNNYDAIIISPGPGTPEDKKYFGVCSDVIRKLGPTTPILGVCLGHQGIIHEFGGKVVNAGNVRHGKTSQIKHSDESIFHGVKNPFRATRYHSLVGDKTIIPDVLKITAVAEDDGEVMGVSHKEYLIEGVQFHPESILTTEGKKIFQNFINMIKK; encoded by the coding sequence ATGAAATTTCTAATTTTAGACAATTACGATTCTTTTGTGTACAACATAGCTCAGGTTTTAGGAGAGCTCGGGGTGGAGTCAGACGTAATTAGAAATGACAAAATAACAATAGAGCAAATACAAAAAAACAATTACGATGCAATAATCATATCTCCAGGACCCGGCACCCCAGAAGACAAAAAGTATTTCGGAGTTTGCTCTGACGTAATTAGAAAACTTGGACCTACGACCCCGATTCTCGGCGTGTGTCTTGGGCACCAGGGAATAATTCACGAGTTTGGCGGCAAGGTAGTAAATGCAGGAAACGTAAGGCATGGAAAAACAAGCCAGATTAAACATTCAGACGAATCGATTTTTCATGGGGTAAAGAACCCGTTTAGAGCAACTAGATATCACTCCCTTGTGGGCGACAAGACAATCATTCCGGACGTTCTCAAGATAACTGCAGTGGCAGAGGACGACGGGGAGGTGATGGGCGTAAGCCACAAAGAATACCTAATCGAGGGAGTGCAGTTCCATCCAGAGTCCATTTTGACTACCGAGGGGAAAAAAATATTCCAAAACTTCATCAACATGATAAAGAAATGA
- the trpD gene encoding anthranilate phosphoribosyltransferase, producing the protein MITKYTEILQRGQDLTLDEMSTAMGDLLNDKISDSEKAEFLKNLSKKGETDEELYAMLNEIDRHGIHINPACRGTIIDVCGTGGDRLQTFNISTTAAFVIAASGGIVAKHGNRSVSGISGSADIFEYFGYDLNAPPEKITKIIEKFGIGFMFAQKFHPSMKNVANARKMIGARTAFNLLGPLCNPAQVKNQLIGVFAEDYLERTIRILKRRGAENIMTVHSNDGLDELSTTGKNKVCFLKNGKTETMVIDPEKFGLHKASINDIQISSKAQAIQAFLSVLNGTANRSMLEITVLNAAGGLMVSNIAENFTDAIEIARQTIKNEKAYSLLTDFVRSCGQIEKLREAES; encoded by the coding sequence ATGATCACAAAATACACCGAAATTCTTCAGAGGGGTCAAGACTTGACGTTAGACGAAATGTCAACTGCGATGGGTGATCTGCTAAACGACAAAATTTCAGATTCTGAAAAGGCCGAATTTCTAAAAAACTTGTCAAAAAAAGGAGAGACCGACGAGGAGCTTTATGCCATGCTAAATGAGATTGACAGGCACGGAATTCACATCAATCCAGCATGCAGGGGTACGATAATAGACGTCTGTGGAACAGGCGGCGATAGATTACAAACTTTCAACATTTCGACTACTGCGGCGTTTGTTATTGCTGCGTCTGGTGGAATAGTCGCAAAGCACGGTAACAGATCAGTTTCTGGAATTTCAGGCAGTGCGGATATTTTTGAATATTTTGGGTATGATCTTAACGCACCGCCTGAAAAAATTACAAAAATAATTGAAAAGTTCGGAATCGGGTTTATGTTTGCACAGAAATTTCACCCATCAATGAAAAACGTTGCAAATGCAAGAAAAATGATAGGGGCAAGAACAGCGTTTAACTTGCTTGGGCCATTATGCAATCCAGCGCAGGTGAAAAATCAGCTAATTGGCGTATTTGCAGAAGACTACCTTGAAAGAACAATCAGAATTTTGAAAAGAAGGGGAGCGGAAAACATCATGACTGTTCACTCAAACGACGGACTAGATGAGCTGTCTACTACTGGAAAAAACAAGGTCTGCTTTCTAAAAAATGGCAAGACTGAAACAATGGTAATTGATCCAGAAAAATTTGGCTTGCACAAGGCTTCAATTAATGACATTCAGATTTCGTCAAAGGCTCAGGCAATTCAAGCGTTTTTATCGGTGCTAAATGGCACAGCAAATCGTTCAATGCTAGAAATTACAGTTCTCAATGCAGCCGGCGGGTTGATGGTGTCTAACATTGCAGAAAACTTTACAGATGCAATAGAGATTGCCAGACAGACAATAAAAAACGAAAAGGCATACTCTCTTCTGACAGATTTTGTAAGATCGTGCGGTCAGATTGAAAAACTAAGAGAGGCAGAATCATGA